A window of the Labeo rohita strain BAU-BD-2019 chromosome 1, IGBB_LRoh.1.0, whole genome shotgun sequence genome harbors these coding sequences:
- the zbtb45 gene encoding zinc finger and BTB domain-containing protein 45: protein MASGSEAVHYIHLHNSSQSVLEALRSQRRKGLFCDVTVRIHDASLRAHACVLAAGSPFFQDKLLLGHSEISVPPLVPAETVKQLVDFMYSGSLVVLHSQALCILTAASILQIKTVIDECTQIISQRRAAVAGGVGPLGSALPKQEEASDGKGRENVALQGFAYGMAGDCGSDMAAALGGGAQGEAGGLEGGGVGSLMPLGEVGGGAMCRGEGLAVAGGGAMLKATSCSQEINYMLNPERGATVGAQNIAANERGQMGSPSGMGRGVEYGGVGEELVGGVERFSEDDERDVDRDAERDRQTAHTRKQRQPLRLQVLGGEEVVVKNEGVQEGDGLFEMDERGNASHQNAYGQGGFYEDSAVFSGSFWSQADPQASLGSNPRGRVNKPLSPPPPSQNLGNQMLFQFPASESQQPSFFVGGPMVIDNLAESCQQAPPPAPLTPAPPPSTPACVAGPSFAPQGSETSFDCSHCGKSLRSRKNYSKHMFIHSGQKPHQCSICWRSFSLRDYLLKHMVVHTGVRAFQCSVCSKRFTQKSSLNVHMRTHRVERTFTCGVCHRAFTHRTLLERHALQHQHPTPIKPPTNHMEQGGSGMGGASGPGPAS, encoded by the exons ATGGCGTCGGGTTCAGAGGCCGTCCACTACATCCACCTTCATAACTCCAGTCAGTCGGTGCTGGAAGCCTTGAGATCTCAGCGACGCAAAGGTCTGTTCTGCGATGTCACCGTTCGCATCCACGACGCGTCGCTGCGGGCTCACGCCTGCGTGTTGGCGGCCGGCAGCCCCTTCTTCCAGGACAAACTGCTGCTGGGTCACTCGGAGATCTCGGTGCCGCCGCTGGTCCCGGCCGAGACGGTGAAGCAGCTGGTGGATTTCATGTACAGCGGCTCGCTGGTGGTGCTCCACTCGCAGGCGCTCTGCATCCTCACCGCCGCCTCCATCCTGCAGATCAAGACCGTCATCGACGAGTGCACGCAGATCATCTCGCAGAGACGCGCCGCCGTGGCCGGAGGGGTGGGGCCTCTAGGGAGCGCCCTGCCCAAACAGGAGGAGGCCAGCGACGGGAAGGGCCGGGAGAACGTGGCGCTGCAGGGCTTCGCTTACGGCATGGCCGGGGACTGCGGCTCGGACATGGCGGCCGCTCTGGGGGGCGGCGCTCAGGGGGAGGCCGGCGGTCTGGAGGGGGGCGGAGTCGGCTCGCTGATGCCCCTTGGCGAGGTAGGAGGCGGGGCCATGTGTAGGGGGGAGGGCCTGGCTGTGGCCGGGGGCGGGGCCATGCTGAAGGCCACGAGCTGCTCGCAGGAGATCAACTACATGCTGAACCCGGAACGCGGCGCGACCGTGGGCGCGCAGAACATCGCCGCGAACGAGCGTGGTCAGATGGGATCCCCGAGCGGCATGGGCCGCGGTGTGGAGTACGGCGGCGTGGGGGAGGAGCTGGTGGGCGGGGTGGAGCGATTCAGCGAAGACGACGAGAGAGACGTGGACAGAGACGCGGAGAGGGACAGACAGACGGCGCACACGCGCAAACAGAGACAACCGCTGCGACTGCAG GTGCTGGGCGGAGAGGAGGTGGTGGTGAAGAATGAGGGCGTGCAGGAAGGGGACGGTCTGTTTGAGATGGACGAGAGAGGAAACGCATCGCATCAGAACGCCTACGGACAG ggcGGGTTCTACGAGGACTCTGCCGTGTTCTCGGGCAGCTTCTGGTCTCAGGCGGATCCGCAGGCGTCTCTGGGCTCAAATCCTCGCGGCCGGGTCAACAAACCCCTCTCTCCTCCGCCGCCCTCCCAGAACCTCGGCAACCAG ATGCTTTTCCAGTTTCCTGCCAGCGAATCGCAGCAGCCGTCCTTCTTTGTGGGCGGACCCATGGTGATCGACAATTTGGCTGAGTCGTGCCAGCaggctccgcctcctgctcctcTGACCCCAGCTCCACCCCCCTCCACCCCAGCGTGCGTGGCGGGGCCGAGCTTTGCGCCTCAGGGCTCCGAGACGTCCTTCGACTGCAGCCACTGCGGAAAGTCACTGCGCTCCCGCAAGAACTACAGCAAACACATGTTCATCCACTCCG gtcAGAAGCCGCACCAGTGCAGCATCTGCTGGCGCTCTTTCTCGCTGCGTGACTACCTGCTCAAGCACATGGTGGTGCACACGGGCGTTCGGGCGTTCCAGTGCTCCGTCTGCAGCAAGCGCTTCACGCAGAAGAGCTCGCTGAACGTGCACATGCGCACGCACCGCGTGGAGCGCACCTTCACCTGCGGCGTGTGCCACCGTGCCTTCACCCACCGCACGCTGCTCGAGAGACACGCCCTCCAGCACCAGCACCCCACGCCCATCAAACCACCCACCAATCACATGGAGCAGGGTGGCAGCGGGATGGGCGGGGCCAGCGGACCCGGCCCCGCCTCCTAG
- the LOC127170726 gene encoding transmembrane channel-like protein 7 — translation MDAPDAVFFPDRRAPASHLLLEQLPSYQSLLYRRKSSSSGSARRRGSGRGSGRGRQPSVNSGKWAEQKPVHGGDELKPVRELPKSMQDKRREKQQRLQQGGALTGWGLWRLNVHRSLKRLKEDGMDVLLSLQLWRADIHLIEGMFGTGILSYFSFLRFLVLLNFIMFLLMFVFVMLPVIVTSHSAHNVTYSSTNVSECSGYPAISHRALVVFHQHITDLLSGTGFLERTYLFYGYYKLEFIHSHFTYNLPLAYLLATISYLLLSLVWIVKRSAAGFKRKLIQDEDRFQSFCNKVFAGWDFCVTNENAARLKQSSLLYELKTDLEEERIKRKMANRTRGEKCRIYALRVALNLFVVGVLVACFYCIYMATVFSQQKQTENQKSNFLLELVVEYLPSIVITLANFITPLIFNLIITFEDYSPAFEIRFTLMRCVFMRLASIGVLLFSLWVQITSCGGTDCPCGYNHQLYPCWETHVGQEMYKLVIFDFLIIAAVTIFVEFPRKIIVNHCDCGLAKWWGQQEFAIPQNVLEIVYGQTICWIGTFYCPLLPAINTVKYILVFYLKKVSLVTNCRPATRPFRASSSNFFFLVVLLIGLALASVPVIVSIAEIRSSRACGPFVNYGTSWEVVPRAISQLPQGLRSFLLALASEAFAVSFFVITCLGMFYVIALAGAHKRVIEQLRDQLAMEGRDKRFLIQKLCQAQQAAYSRSPQRRPPRGLRGRRHDADLYLVEPSAVLETQA, via the exons ATGGACGCGCCCGACGCGG TGTTCTTTCCGGACCGACGGGCTCCTGCCAGTCACCTCCTGCTGGAGCAGCTGCCCAGCTACCAGTCTCTGCTCTACCGGAGGAAGTCCAGCTCCAGCGGCAGCGCCAGGAGGCGGGGCAGTGGGCGGGGCAGTGGGCGGGGCAGACAGCCATCCGTCAACAGTGGGAAATGGGCGGAGCAGAAACCTGTTCACGGTGGGGACGAGCTCAAACCCGTGAGGGAGCTTCCCAAGAGCATGCAGGACAAACGGCGGGAGaa GCAGCAGCGTCTCCAGCAGGGCGGCGCTCTCACCGGCTGGGGTTTGTGGAGGCTCAATGTCCATCGCTCTCTGAAACGTCTCAAGGAGGACGGGATGGATGTCCTCTTGTCTCTGCAGCTCTGGAGGGCAGATATTCATCTCATCGAGG GCATGTTTGGGACGGGAATCCTGTCGTATTTTTCATTCCTGCGCTTTCTGGTGCTTCTGAATTTCATCATGTTTCTGCTGATGTTTGTGTTCGTGATGCTGCCGGTGATCGTCACATCACACAGCGCGCACAACGTCACCTACAGCAGCACCAACG TGAGCGAATGCAGCGGGTATCCGGCCATCTCTCACCGGGCTCTCGTCGTGTTTCATCAGCACATCACAGACCTGCTGTCTGGAACG ggctTCCTGGAGCGCACGTACCTCTTCTACGGTTACTATAAGCTGGAGTTCATTCATTCCCACTTCACCTACAACCTGCCGCTGGCGTATCTGCTGGCCACCATCTCGTACCTGCTGCTGAGCCTCGTCTGGATCGTCAAGAG GTCTGCGGCCGGTTTCAAACGCAAGCTCATACAAGACGAGGACCGCTTCCAGAGCTTCTGCAATAAGGTTTTCGCCGGCTGGGACTTTTGCGTCACCAACGAGAACGCAGCGCGTCTCAAGCAGAGCAGTTTACTGTACGAGCTCAAG ACGGATCTAGAGGAGGAGCGAATCAAGCGCAAGATGGCGAATCGCACGCGCGGCGAGAAGTGTCGCATCTACGCTCTCAGAGTCGCTCTCAATCTCTTCGTCGTGGGCGTCCTGGTCGCGTGCTTCTACTGCATCTACATGGCCACGGTGTTCTCGCAGCAGAAGCAGACGGAG AATCAGAAGAGTAATTTCCTGTTGGAGCTGGTCGTCGAGTATCTGCCCTCCATTGTCATCACGCTGGCCAACTTCATCACGCCGCTGATCTTCAACCTCATCATCACCTTCGAGGACTATTCGCCTGCGTTTGAGATCCGCTTCACGCTAATGAG GTGTGTGTTCATGCGTTTGGCCAGTATCGGtgtgctgctcttctctctgtggGTCCAGATCACGTCCTGTGGAGGAACAGACTGTCCCTGCGGCTACAACCATCAGCTCTACCCC TGCTGGGAGACTCACGTCGGGCAGGAAATGTACAAGCTTGTGATCTTCGACTTCCTGATCATTGCTGCCGTCACCATCTTCGTGGAGTTTCCAAGGAA GATCATCGTGAATCATTGTGACTGCGGTTTGGCCAAGTGGTGGGGTCAGCAGGAATTCGCCATCCCGCAGAACGTGCTGGAGATCGTCTACGGCCAAACCATCTGCTGGATAGGAACCTTTTACTGCCCTTTACTTCCTGCCATTAACACCGTCAAATACATCCTCGTCTTCTACCTGAAAAAG GTGTCTCTGGTGACTAACTGTCGTCCCGCCACTCGTCCGTTCCGAGCGTCCAGCTCCAACTTCTTCTTCCTGGTGGTGTTGTTGATCGGGTTGGCTCTGGCGTCCGTTCCTGTCATCGTCAGCATTGCAGA GATCCGTTCGTCGCGGGCGTGCGGCCCGTTCGTCAACTACGGCACGTCGTGGGAGGTGGTGCCGCGTGCGATTTCCCAGCTGCCCCAGGGTCTGCGCTCCTTCCTGCTGGCGCTCGCCTCCGAGGCCTTCGCCGTGTCCTTCTTCGTCATCACGTG tcTGGGGATGTTCTACGTCATCGCCTTGGCAGGAGCTCATAAGCGTGTGATCGAACAGCTCCGAGATCAGCTGGCCATG GAGGGTCGTGATAAGCGTTTCCTGATTCAGAAGCTGTGTCAGGCTCAGCAGGCCGCATACTCTCGTTCTCCACAGCGCAGGCCCCCGCGGGGTTTGCGTGGACGCCGTCACGACGCCGATCTGTATTTAGTCGAGCCGTCGGCGGTGCTGGAGACGCAGGCGTGA
- the wfikkn1 gene encoding WAP, Kazal, immunoglobulin, Kunitz and NTR domain-containing protein isoform X1, whose amino-acid sequence MRFSGASGSPLRLLCSLLLMRFRPVAALASAAPDHPGVCPNHLNLNLWVDAQSTCERECQTDQDCAAFEKCCTNVCGLLSCVASRFSDGFSDDGHSGAGVSVGGVASCDGFACSQQGAVCDMWEGQPACKCQDRCESEPSFTCASDGLTYFNRCYMDAEACVQGVTLTVVTCRYHLSGPNASPLPQDTTAQPTSAGADSEPFLPTLYSNPQHQVIYLGGTASFHCDVIGHPKPDVTWEKQSEGQERIAMRPDRMYGNVVITNIGQLVVYNAQVWDTGIYSCIARNAAGSLRADYALSVVRRGSEDFLDDPEAGLPLGRPFSPADCLAAVERGECGTKRVDWYYDAARGSCHAFAHGGCEGGRNRFETYEECRASCQREGLGVCSLPAVQGPCKHWEARWAYNGHSKQCLAFVYGGCQGNKNNFRTRKDCEANCPQPKRRPCKNCRPRGKMVASLCRSDFAIVGRLTELIEELDSGIARFHLEQVLRDEKMGLRLFETQHLEVLLTRMDWSCPCPNITQHHELPLVVMGEVQDGTAVILPDSYVRPVSDRRLKKIHEVLGKKTCEMLQRFQD is encoded by the exons ATGCGGTTCTCCGGCGCCTCTGGATCTCCTCTCAGACTCCTCTGCTCTCTGCTCCTCATGCGGTTCCGGCCCGTCGCTGCGCTCGCTTCCGCCGCTCCGGATCATCCGGGGGTCTGTCCGAATCACCTGAACTTGAATCTGTGGGTGGACGCACAGAGCACCTGTGAGAGGGAATGCCAAACCGACCAG GATTGCGCCGCCTTTGAGAAGTGCTGTACTAACGTGTGCGGCCTGCTGAGCTGCGTGGCGTCCCGTTTCTCGGACGGCTTCTCCGATGATGGACACTCGGGGGCGGGAGTTTCAGTGGGAGGCGTGGCCAGCTGCGATGGGTTTGCGTGCAGCCAGCAGGGGGCGGTGTGCGACATGTGGGAGGGGCAGCCGGCGTGTAAATGTCAGGATCGCTGCGAGAGCGAGCCCAGCTTCACCTGCGCCTCCGACGGCCTCACGTATTTCAACCGCTGCTACATGGACGCGGAGGCCTGCGTTCAGGGCGTCACGCTCACCGTGGTCACCTGCCGCTATCACCTGTCCGGCCCAAACGCCAGCCCTCTGCCGCAGGACACCACGGCTCAACCCACATCCGCCGGGGCCGACTCCGAGCCCTTCCTGCCGACGCTCTACTCCAACCCGCAGCATCAGGTGATTTACCTGGGCGGAACGGCGAGCTTCCACTGCGACGTGATCGGACACCCGAAACCGGACGTCACCTGGGAGAAGCAGTCAGAGGGACAAGAGCGAATCGCCATGCGGCCGGACCGGATGTACGGGAATGTTGTCATAACCAACATTGGTCAGCTGGTGGTGTATAACGCCCAGGTGTGGGACACGGGAATCTACAGCTGCATTGCACGAAACGCGGCAGGATCGCTGCGGGCCGATTACGCACTCTCCGTCGTGCGGCGCGGCAGCGAGGATTTCTTGGACGACCCGGAGGCGGGTTTGCCGTTAGGACGGCCGTTCTCGCCGGCCGACTGCTTGGCTGCCGTGGAGCGGGGCGAATGTGGCACGAAGCGAGTGGACTGGTACTACGACGCAGCCCGAGGCTCCTGCCACGCGTTTGCACACGGAGGCTGTGAGGGCGGCCGCAATCGATTCGAGACGTACGAGGAGTGCCGGGCGTCGTGTCAGCGCGAGGGGCTGGGCGTGTGCTCGCTTCCGGCCGTTCAGGGCCCCTGTAAGCACTGGGAGGCGCGCTGGGCCTACAATGGCCACTCGAAGCAGTGCCTGGCCTTCGTCTACGGCGGCTGCCAGGGCAACAAGAACAACTTCCGCACACGTAAAGACTGCGAAGCCAACTGCCCACAGCCGAAGCGGCGTCCGTGTAAAAACTGCCGGCCGAGAGGAAAGATGGTGGCGAGTCTTTGCCGAAGCGACTTTGCCATCGTGGGACGGCTCACCGAGCTCATCGAGGAGCTGGACTCGGGCATTGCACGGTTCCATCTGGAGCAGGTGCTGCGTGACGAGAAGATGGGCCTGCGGCTCTTCGAAACACAGCACCTGGAGGTGCTGCTGACACGCATGGACTGGAGCTGCCCGTGTCCCAATATCACGCAGCACCACGAGCTCCCCCTGGTGGTGATGGGCGAGGTGCAGGACGGCACGGCCGTGATCCTGCCGGACAGTTACGTCAGACCCGTATCTGACCGACGCCTCAAGAAGATCCATGAGGTTTTGGGCAAGAAGACTTGTGAGATGCTGCAGAGATTCCAGGACTGA
- the wfikkn1 gene encoding WAP, Kazal, immunoglobulin, Kunitz and NTR domain-containing protein isoform X2 — MSAANQKLVDSFLGFQTFPVDCAAFEKCCTNVCGLLSCVASRFSDGFSDDGHSGAGVSVGGVASCDGFACSQQGAVCDMWEGQPACKCQDRCESEPSFTCASDGLTYFNRCYMDAEACVQGVTLTVVTCRYHLSGPNASPLPQDTTAQPTSAGADSEPFLPTLYSNPQHQVIYLGGTASFHCDVIGHPKPDVTWEKQSEGQERIAMRPDRMYGNVVITNIGQLVVYNAQVWDTGIYSCIARNAAGSLRADYALSVVRRGSEDFLDDPEAGLPLGRPFSPADCLAAVERGECGTKRVDWYYDAARGSCHAFAHGGCEGGRNRFETYEECRASCQREGLGVCSLPAVQGPCKHWEARWAYNGHSKQCLAFVYGGCQGNKNNFRTRKDCEANCPQPKRRPCKNCRPRGKMVASLCRSDFAIVGRLTELIEELDSGIARFHLEQVLRDEKMGLRLFETQHLEVLLTRMDWSCPCPNITQHHELPLVVMGEVQDGTAVILPDSYVRPVSDRRLKKIHEVLGKKTCEMLQRFQD, encoded by the exons ATGTCTGCAGCAAACCAAAAGCTTGTTGATTCCTTCCTGGGTTTCCAGACTTTCCCTGTA GATTGCGCCGCCTTTGAGAAGTGCTGTACTAACGTGTGCGGCCTGCTGAGCTGCGTGGCGTCCCGTTTCTCGGACGGCTTCTCCGATGATGGACACTCGGGGGCGGGAGTTTCAGTGGGAGGCGTGGCCAGCTGCGATGGGTTTGCGTGCAGCCAGCAGGGGGCGGTGTGCGACATGTGGGAGGGGCAGCCGGCGTGTAAATGTCAGGATCGCTGCGAGAGCGAGCCCAGCTTCACCTGCGCCTCCGACGGCCTCACGTATTTCAACCGCTGCTACATGGACGCGGAGGCCTGCGTTCAGGGCGTCACGCTCACCGTGGTCACCTGCCGCTATCACCTGTCCGGCCCAAACGCCAGCCCTCTGCCGCAGGACACCACGGCTCAACCCACATCCGCCGGGGCCGACTCCGAGCCCTTCCTGCCGACGCTCTACTCCAACCCGCAGCATCAGGTGATTTACCTGGGCGGAACGGCGAGCTTCCACTGCGACGTGATCGGACACCCGAAACCGGACGTCACCTGGGAGAAGCAGTCAGAGGGACAAGAGCGAATCGCCATGCGGCCGGACCGGATGTACGGGAATGTTGTCATAACCAACATTGGTCAGCTGGTGGTGTATAACGCCCAGGTGTGGGACACGGGAATCTACAGCTGCATTGCACGAAACGCGGCAGGATCGCTGCGGGCCGATTACGCACTCTCCGTCGTGCGGCGCGGCAGCGAGGATTTCTTGGACGACCCGGAGGCGGGTTTGCCGTTAGGACGGCCGTTCTCGCCGGCCGACTGCTTGGCTGCCGTGGAGCGGGGCGAATGTGGCACGAAGCGAGTGGACTGGTACTACGACGCAGCCCGAGGCTCCTGCCACGCGTTTGCACACGGAGGCTGTGAGGGCGGCCGCAATCGATTCGAGACGTACGAGGAGTGCCGGGCGTCGTGTCAGCGCGAGGGGCTGGGCGTGTGCTCGCTTCCGGCCGTTCAGGGCCCCTGTAAGCACTGGGAGGCGCGCTGGGCCTACAATGGCCACTCGAAGCAGTGCCTGGCCTTCGTCTACGGCGGCTGCCAGGGCAACAAGAACAACTTCCGCACACGTAAAGACTGCGAAGCCAACTGCCCACAGCCGAAGCGGCGTCCGTGTAAAAACTGCCGGCCGAGAGGAAAGATGGTGGCGAGTCTTTGCCGAAGCGACTTTGCCATCGTGGGACGGCTCACCGAGCTCATCGAGGAGCTGGACTCGGGCATTGCACGGTTCCATCTGGAGCAGGTGCTGCGTGACGAGAAGATGGGCCTGCGGCTCTTCGAAACACAGCACCTGGAGGTGCTGCTGACACGCATGGACTGGAGCTGCCCGTGTCCCAATATCACGCAGCACCACGAGCTCCCCCTGGTGGTGATGGGCGAGGTGCAGGACGGCACGGCCGTGATCCTGCCGGACAGTTACGTCAGACCCGTATCTGACCGACGCCTCAAGAAGATCCATGAGGTTTTGGGCAAGAAGACTTGTGAGATGCTGCAGAGATTCCAGGACTGA